The nucleotide sequence AACTCGTACATTCGAGAGCCAAAAATAATAGTAAATAACTGAAATCAAAATAGGAATAATAACATGAATAACTCCCTCCTAAGGGGCAGGTTGCAGGTTCGAATCCTGCCGGGGTCGCCAGTTTCTGGGGATGGTTAACGGGCTGAGGGGGCGAAAAACCGCGTACACGGGGTGTACACACACTGTACACACCCCGTACCGACAGCGGGTCGTGACAAAAGGGGTTAACGGCGGCTCAGTCCATGCGGATTGAGGCGGGTTCGACCGCCAACACGTACCCTTTGCGGGCGATGTTCTTGATCAGAAGTTCGCTCATCATCTGGTTGCCCAAGTGGTCGCGGAGGCGTTTGATGCGGACGGCGCCGGCGGCCTCGTCGCACTCGAGCTGAGGCTTGCCGGTGATCACGCTTTCAATCTCGACGCCCGACAAGATGTCATCGTCGATACGAGCCTCGGCCAGAACTGACAGCGTTTCCAAAGCGGCCTCGGTCAGTTTGAACTCCATGTCGTTGATCTGCACGATGCGTTCGCCGCGATGCACGGTGAGCGTGTTGACCTGAATGCCGGATTTTTCGACCTCTGCCATGCGGCGGGCGAGGCCCACCAAAGACACAAGAGACACCAGGGTGGCGATCAGCAGCGCGGTTGCAAACACCATCAAGACGAAGATGATGAAGCGGTAAGAAGCCAAGGTCTCGGAAAATGCGGTGCCTGAGCCTGCGAGGATTTCGAGCAGCTTGATCTCGGCCTCGCCCGTTAACGTGTCGTTTTCAACGAAGAGCCGTTCGACCCGCATGTTGAATGCGTTGGCGTCGGGCAGGTTCAGAAACAGGACCAGCGCGGCCACCATCAGAATCGCGACAATTGCGGCAACGCCAATGACGATCACCCTCGCAGGCGTCAGCTTAGAAGCGGAGATAGTACTGTCCCGCACTGGCTTTCCTTCCTGCTAGGCCATTGTCGTCAAACACGCTGAGCACATTGAGCAGGGTCCAGCCCTGATTGGCAAGCCGCGGCGCGATAGCAGCGGCGGCGCTGGATTGCCCGGCGCAGACGCTGTCTGCAACCTGGATCACCCCGTAATGCAGCTGCAACGGGTTGTCCTTCTTGGCTTTGTAGTCAGCGTAGCACGCGGCATGCGCGCTGCTGATCGACGCCGCGAACATAAGCGCGGCCAGATATGTGATGCGATGTTTCATGAGGCTCACATGGGGTCAGAGCCGCCGGTTATTCAATAACAAACGCCCGTTAGCCGGTAGCGGCGTGGTGAAATTGTTTAGCGCCAGCACGGCGGCCAGATTTGTGGTGTCCGGTCAAGACGGCCGCACCTGAAACCTGATCTAGCCCGAAAGGAAGACCCCATGAAACGCACTTTTCTTGCAAGCATATTGAGCGTCTCACTTGCTGCCACCTCGCTGACCGCGACGACCGCGCCTGCCCAAGCCGATGAAGATGTCCTGAAGGTCATCGCCGGTCTGGTGGTGCTGGGCGCGATTGCCAATCAGGTCAAACAGAACAAACAGTCGCGCCAGACGGTCACGCGCACCTATGACAGCTTTGGCAACGGCCCGCGCAAACATCAGCATCGATCGCCTGTGCGCCAATACAAAGTCGCTCCGCAGCGCTGCATACGGGAAACCTGGACCCATCGCGGCCAACGGGAGGTGTACGGCGCGCGGTGCATGCAGCGTCATGCCAATGCCCAGCTTCCGCAGAAATGCCTGCGCCAGAACAAGACCAATAGCGGCCCGCGCTACTTCTATGCCAAGCGGTGCCTGCGCAACCAAGGGTGGCGCGCTTGAGCTATAACGAGGCCGAGCAGTTGGGGGTGGCCGCCAAGGTCGCCCCCTTTCTCTTTGCGTTTCCGGGCTGGCCGGTGTTTGAACGGCCTATGGGACCAGATTTTTCATTTGAGGCGGCTTTGATCGCGGATGGTGTCTCCGGTGTGGCCGGGGTGGATGAAGCCGGGCGCGGACCGTTGTCAGGGCCGGTGGTGGCGGCGGCGGTTGTGTTGAACCCGTCCGACATCCCTGACGGGTTGAACGATTCCAAGAAGCTGACCGCGAAAAAGCGCGAGGCCCTGTTTGACGAGATTTGCGCGCGGACAGAGTTTTGCATCGCCGAGGCCAGTGTCGAGGAGATCGACGCGTTGAACATCTACCACGCCTCGCATCTGGCGATGTGCCGCGCGGTTGCGGGGATCGAGGGCGTCGGCCACGTTCTGGTCGACGGCAACCGGGTGCCCGCCGATTTGGCGCACCCTTCCACCCCGTTGGTAAAGGGCGACGCGCGATCCCAGTCGATTGCGGCGGCGTCGATATTGGCGAAAGTCACCCGGGACCGGATCATGAGTGCATTGGCGCAACAATACCCCGCCTACAATTGGGGCAAAAATATGGGCTACCCGACCAAAGAGCATATCAGTGCATTAGAGCAACACGGCGTAACACCACATCATCGGCGTTCCTACAAACCGGTCCACAATATCTTGTGTCGATGATTTTTTGTAAGTAATTGAAACTTATAGTTTTTGACTGGCGAATCGGTTTGAATCATCCTGTACCCAACAAATGAACAGACGCCACCAAGGCGCTACATTCGGGGCAGACGATGGGAAAACTCACCAAGGTGACGCATGAAGCGTTGCCGCTGAACACGATCATGGATGGCGACTGCATCGAGGCTATGAACAGCCTGCCGGAGGCGTCTGTCGACCTGATCTTTGCCGACCCTCCTTACAACCTGCAGCTGCGCGGCGACCTGCATCGCCCGGACAATTCCAAAGTGGACGCGGTCGACAATGACTGGGACCAGTTTGCCAGCTTCAAACGTTACGACGAGTTTACCCAAGCCTGGCTGAAGGCCGCCAAGCGGCTGTTGAAACCCAACGGCGCGATTTGGGTGATCGGGTCCTACCACAACATTTTCCGCGTCGGCCACGAGCTGCAGAACCAAGGGTTCTGGATGCTGAACGACGTGGTGTGGCGCAAGTCGAACCCGATGCCCAACTTCCGCGGCAAACGGCTGACCAACGCGCATGAAACGCTGATTTGGGCGTCCAAGTCGGAAGGGTCGAAATACACGTTTAACTACGAAGCGCTGAAGGCGCTGAACGAGGGTGTGCAGATGCGGTCCGACTGGGTTCTGCCGATTTGCACCGGGCATGAGCGTCTGAAAAATGAGGATGGCGACAAAGCCCATCCGACGCAGAAACCCGAATCCTTGTTGCACCGCGTGCTGGTGGCGACGACCAACCCGGGCGACGTTGTGCTGGATCCGTTCTTTGGGACCGGCACCACCGGGGCCGTGGCCAAGAAGCTGGGGCGCAACTTTATCGGGATCGAGCGGGAGAAAGCCTATCGCGAGGTTGCTGAGAAGCGGCTGAAGGACGTGCGCAAGTTTGACCGGTCCTCGCTGGAAGTGACGCAATCGAAACGGGCCGAGCCGCGGGTGGCATTTGGTGTTCTGGTGGAGCGAGGGATGCTGTCGCCGGGTGAAGAATTGTGGTCCCTGAACGGGCGTCACAAGGCCAAGGTGCGGGCCGACGGCACGCTGATTGGCGACGACGTGAAAGGCTCTATCCATCAGGTTGGGGCCGCGCTGGAAGGCGCGCCGAGCTGCAATGGTTGGACCTACTGGGCCTACAAAAAGGACGGCAAGAAGGTCCCGATTGACCTGCTGCGCCAGCAAGTCCGCGCGGAGATGAACTAAGCCGTTTTCGAAATTCAACAGTTACCGCCCGTGCCTGCGGCCATCGTCGCCGGCACATACCTAAGCCCTGCCTTCTCCCAAGAGAGGCAGGGCATTTTTTTATCTGTGGGATGGGGGTAGGGTTGGGGCGCATTGAAAGAGGATTTGCCATGACCACCGCCCAATCGATCACCCTTGCCTCGCGCCCGACCGGCTCCCCCGTGCCTGAGAATTTCGCTTTGGTGGACCGGGTTATGCCGGACCCCGGTGCGGGGGAATTTCTGGTGCGGGTGATCTGGCTGTCGCTGGACCCCTACATGCGCGGGCGGATGGATGACGCCAAATCCTATGCGGAGCCGGTGGCGATTGGTGGGGTGATGGAAGGCGGGGCCGTGGGAGAGGTATTGGTGTCTAACCATGCGGGATTTGCGGTTGGCGACATTGTCACCGCGCAGTTTGGCTGGACCACACATGCCATCTCGGACGGGGAAGGTGTGCGGAAGGTGAACCCGGATGTGGCCCCAATTTCGACGGCGTTGGGTGCGTTGGGGATGCCGGGGATCACCGCCTGGGTGGGCTTGAACGAGATCGCGGCGGCGCAAGCGGGGGAGACGATTGTGGTCTCGGCCGCGACGGGTGCTGTGGGCGGCATGGTGGGTCAGCTGGCGAAGGCCAAGGGCATGCGTGTGATTGGCGTTGCGGGCGGCCCGGAAAAATGCGCCTTTGCCGAGGCCGAGTTGGGATATGACATCTGTCTGGACCACCGCGCGATGGATGCAAAAGAGCTGGCGGCGGCTTTGATAGCCGCGGCACCAGACGGGGTGGACGTGTATTTTGAGAATGTTGGCGGCAAAACCTTGGAGGCGGTTCTGACGCGGATGAACACGGGCGGGCGGATCGCCCTGTGCGGCGCGATTTCGTGGTATTCCGGTCAGGGCATTGCCGAGGCGCAGCCCCTGCCAGCGGTTTGGCGCAACATCCTGACACGGCGGCTGCGGGTGCAGGGGTTCATCATTTTCGACCATTTCCACCTGATGGGCCAATTCCAAAAGGAGGTCGGGCCGCTGGTTGGCAATGGCACGATCAAGGTGAAAGAAAGCGTCACTGACGGGCTGGAGAACGCCCCCGCGGCGTTTATAGAACTGCTGAAGGGCGGCAATTTCGGCAAGCAATTGGTGAGGGTCGGCGACGATCCCTGATTGGGTGCTGCGCACGCTCGTTTGATTGTGCTCTTTGGGGAGCTTTGCTCCCCAGCCGCACGGGCAAACCCCTCAGGATATTTCCGAACATGGAAAGGGTTAGCGGGGCATTGGGTTGGTCGCCGTTTTGTAAGCCGACCAATCGGTGATCTCTGGGTAATACATTGCCCGCCATTTGCGCACACGCGGGTTCATGATGCGCCGGAAGAGTGGCGGCACCATCGCGGCCATTGTCATCACCGGGTAGCCGTGGGGGAGCTGAGGGGCGTCTGCCTCGGTATAGGTTTGCAGCAGCGGGAAGCGGCGGTCGGGTTTGTAATGATGGTCCGAGTGGCGCTGCAGGTTGATCAGGAACCAGTTGGAGGCCTTTTGCGCAGCGTTCCAGGAGTGGCGGGGCTGCACGTGTTCGTATTTGCCGTCGCCCAGGTGTTTGCGGGTCAGGCCGTAATGCTCAATGTAGTTGACCAGTTCCAGCTGCCAGATCGCCACGAAAGATTGGAAAACAAAGAGGCCCAGGCCGGCCCAGCCGCCGACAAGCGCGGCGATGATCAGGAAGGCCAATTGCAGCGCGGCGTAGCGCCAGAACGGGTTGGAGAAATCTGTGGCGGGCAGGCTCTTGCGGGTGAGCATTTTTACCTCGGCATCCCACGCGGATTTGGCGCATTGGCGCAGCACGCGGGGGAAGAACCGATGGAAGCCTTCATTGTATCGCGCTGTTACA is from uncultured Litoreibacter sp. and encodes:
- a CDS encoding alkane 1-monooxygenase, which gives rise to MATLTSQQVSKLQNAAPFWLALALIPVVMLAAMQGGWYIALIPLFGWGMFSVLDTFVGLNTKNADLETPEEELFWYTLVTLIWFPVQFVTIFGTMAYALNADHLSTSEIIWLFFGIGVVTGSVGINYSHELMHQKNRLERWLADLLLASVLYSHFRSEHLLNHHRYVATPKDPVTARYNEGFHRFFPRVLRQCAKSAWDAEVKMLTRKSLPATDFSNPFWRYAALQLAFLIIAALVGGWAGLGLFVFQSFVAIWQLELVNYIEHYGLTRKHLGDGKYEHVQPRHSWNAAQKASNWFLINLQRHSDHHYKPDRRFPLLQTYTEADAPQLPHGYPVMTMAAMVPPLFRRIMNPRVRKWRAMYYPEITDWSAYKTATNPMPR
- a CDS encoding site-specific DNA-methyltransferase, translated to MGKLTKVTHEALPLNTIMDGDCIEAMNSLPEASVDLIFADPPYNLQLRGDLHRPDNSKVDAVDNDWDQFASFKRYDEFTQAWLKAAKRLLKPNGAIWVIGSYHNIFRVGHELQNQGFWMLNDVVWRKSNPMPNFRGKRLTNAHETLIWASKSEGSKYTFNYEALKALNEGVQMRSDWVLPICTGHERLKNEDGDKAHPTQKPESLLHRVLVATTNPGDVVLDPFFGTGTTGAVAKKLGRNFIGIEREKAYREVAEKRLKDVRKFDRSSLEVTQSKRAEPRVAFGVLVERGMLSPGEELWSLNGRHKAKVRADGTLIGDDVKGSIHQVGAALEGAPSCNGWTYWAYKKDGKKVPIDLLRQQVRAEMN
- a CDS encoding NADP-dependent oxidoreductase; the protein is MTTAQSITLASRPTGSPVPENFALVDRVMPDPGAGEFLVRVIWLSLDPYMRGRMDDAKSYAEPVAIGGVMEGGAVGEVLVSNHAGFAVGDIVTAQFGWTTHAISDGEGVRKVNPDVAPISTALGALGMPGITAWVGLNEIAAAQAGETIVVSAATGAVGGMVGQLAKAKGMRVIGVAGGPEKCAFAEAELGYDICLDHRAMDAKELAAALIAAAPDGVDVYFENVGGKTLEAVLTRMNTGGRIALCGAISWYSGQGIAEAQPLPAVWRNILTRRLRVQGFIIFDHFHLMGQFQKEVGPLVGNGTIKVKESVTDGLENAPAAFIELLKGGNFGKQLVRVGDDP
- a CDS encoding ribonuclease HII, whose amino-acid sequence is MGPDFSFEAALIADGVSGVAGVDEAGRGPLSGPVVAAAVVLNPSDIPDGLNDSKKLTAKKREALFDEICARTEFCIAEASVEEIDALNIYHASHLAMCRAVAGIEGVGHVLVDGNRVPADLAHPSTPLVKGDARSQSIAAASILAKVTRDRIMSALAQQYPAYNWGKNMGYPTKEHISALEQHGVTPHHRRSYKPVHNILCR